One Fusarium musae strain F31 chromosome 6, whole genome shotgun sequence DNA segment encodes these proteins:
- a CDS encoding hypothetical protein (EggNog:ENOG41), producing MASFKSLLIAYVLGGLTFIPLVIVSVLAFIFYTSPIVDDTANEPKYSPIVDKDDDTTALEAAKRSHKKDNRAHENDLDVAAGFFAVCREYTPMGINAKPIERSTPVGSTTVAPSSPSVYQTMYRSIFERKPTPGPLDNNSNSTSQRPKNAGNVFYVVLRHGHLMLFDDEEQVEVRHVVSLAYHDISIYSGGDVTPEGELFIKRNAIRLSRKQAGTELTSDSPVSKPFFLFSENCSAKEDFYFALLKNQEQSFGVDGQVPKPLHFDVKNIISLVQKLHSTEENIHSRWLNALLGRVFLGINQTKDIETFIREKLTKKISRVKRPSFLTHITINGIDTGSAAPYFTNFKLKDLTVEGECVVEADVKYSGNARIEIAATAKIDLGARFKAREVNLVLAAVLKRAEGHMLFKIKPPPSNRVWVAFQSMPKMEMDIEPIVSARQITYTVILRQIENRIKEVIAETVVLPFWDDMPFFKTEHKQWRGGIFEGDDATVPTNDAESIVAAAGDVAAVSHLDGNPDLTEETKPLEKSQTVPVMEATPPPTGLFGRRLSRTGTNPQASVSASASSTSVDSKGPGASPVLKPKISKASLQPIVGTDAAHADIFKPSTSPPDHATNYMAALHSRSHDASPKPPQTSDAPLESSSASQRSTRSSRSSSSVNEALNNDVPEDTQKTPVAIGRRNTTSSTGSSHTDERPGSSAVSLKESIKSQTGSLGRSFFTRREHPEVPVQVDEESDHSEASRDHPNNPLQRQTTLAAVSNAALQAKQWGWNAYQRHKEARRQAEQANHLDLSQPMGRGQPLPPPGTPLPKPTNGMTRIAPPTSVPARKPVPGHNSVESLETHHESHPEHEHEKHGDHRPPFSSRGRRRQSHAPEPDNGQNVFVVAAPEDSQPATPSGDDPSNHQVWASSDEQTVTDSGTSHPPSMITNESSLVQDEKSASPVEPKPAAPAAADDDDDFSGWMDNEPLDMEINDPVQPTVQEVK from the exons ATGGCCAGCTTCAAGTCTCTTCTTATAGCATACGTCCTCGGTGGTTTGACCTTTATACCGCTGGTGATAGTGTCTGTGCTGGCGTTCATATTCTATACCTCTCCCATCGTCGACGACACCGCCAACGAACCGAAATACAGCCCCATCGTCGATAAGGACGATGATACAACCGCTCTCGAGGCCGCTAAGCGGTCGCACAAGAAGGACAACCGCGCCCACGAAAACGACCTCGATGTAGCCGCCGGCTTCTTCGCTGTGTGCAGAGAGTACACGCCTATGGGGATCAATGCGAAGCCTATCGAACGGTCAACGCCCGTGGGATCTACGACCGTGGCCCCTTCGAGCCCCAGTGTCTATCAGACCATGTACCGGAGCATATTCGAGAGGAAGCCCACACCAGGACCTCTAGACAACAACAGTAACAGCACGAGTCAACGGCCCAAGAACGCGGGCAACGTTTTCTatgtggtgttgag ACATGGCCATCTTATGTTGTTCGACGACGAAGAACAGGTTGAAGTTCGACATGTTGTTTCCCTGGCATACCACGATATCAGTATATACTCAGGCGGTGATGTCACTCCTGAAGGCGAACTCTTCATCAAGCGAAATGCGATCCGACTATCCCGAAAACAGGCTGGTACCGAACTGACTTCTGACAGCCCTGTTTCTAAACCTTTCTTCCTATTCTCTGAAAACTGTTCAGCAAAAGAGGATTTCTACTTTGCCCTGCTCAAAAACCAAGAGCAGAGTTTCGGGGTGGACGGCCAAGTGCCGAAGCCATTGCATTTCGATGTTAAGAATATCATCTCACTGGTCCAGAAGCTTCACTCTACGGAAGAGAACATCCATTCGAGATGGCTAAATGCATTGCTTGGGAGGGTCTTCTTAGGAATCAACCAGACGAAGGATATCGAGACCTTCATCCGTGAGAAGCTCACTAAAAAGATCTCCCGTGTTAAACGACCTTCATTTCTTACTCACATTACCATCAATGGAATTGACACCGGCTCGGCAGCACCTTACTTTACGAACTTCAAACTCAAGGATCTTACAGTTGAGGGAGAATGTGTCGTTGAAGCCGACGTCAAATACTCGGGAAATGCTCGTATTGAAATCGCTGCCACAGCAAAGATCGACCTCGGCGCTAGATTTAAAGCACGGGAAGTCAACCTTGTCCTTGCAGCTGTTCTCAAGAGAGCTGAGGGCCATATGCTGTTCAAGATCAAACCGCCACCAAGCAACCGAGTTTGGGTAGCTTTCCAGAGCATGCCCAAGATGGAAATGGATATCGAACCCATCGTTAGTGCGAGACAAATCACTTATACAGTCATCCTTCGACAGATCGAGAATCGTATAAAGGAAGTCATTGCAGAAACAGTCGTGTTGCCATTCTGGGATGATATGCCCTTTTTCAAGACGGAGCACAAGCAGTGGCGAGGCGGTATCTTTGAAGGAGATGACGCCACGGTTCCCACTAATGATGCTGAAAGTATAGTCGCTGCAGCAGGAGATGTTGCAGCTGTCAGCCATCTTGATGGAAACCCGGACTTAACAGAGGAGACGAAACCCCTGGAAAAAAGCCAGACAGTCCCAGTCATGGAAGCAACACCACCGCCAACGGGTCTCTTTGGGCGCAGACTTAGCAGGACAGGCACAAACCCTCAAGCTTctgtttctgcttctgcttcatcaaccaGTGTCGACTCTAAGGGACCGGGTGCAAGCCCAGTATTGAAGCCCAAGATCTCCAAGGCGTCCCTACAGCCTATCGTGGGTACTGATGCCGCTCATGCTGACATTTTCAAGCCATCGACATCACCCCCTGATCATGCTACTAATTACATGGCGGCTCTGCACTCCCGCTCACACGACGCTTCCCCCAAGCCCCCCCAGACTTCAGATGCGCCTCTGGAGTCATCGTCTGCTTCCCAAAGGTCAACCCGGTCTTCacgctcttcctcatcagtaAACGAAGCCCTCAACAATGATGTACCGGAAGACACTCAGAAGACTCCTGTTGCCATCGGCCGCCGTAATACGACCTCGTCGACTGGTTCATCTCACACTGATGAAAGACCAGGTTCCTCTGCTGTCTCCTTGAAAGAGTCCATCAAGAGCCAGACAGGGTCACTGGGAAGGAGTTTCTTTACACGGCGTGAGCATCCGGAGGTACCCGTTCAAGTGGACGAGGAGTCGGACCACAgtgaagcttctcgagaccACCCGAATAATCCACTCCAGAGACAGACTACGCTGGCGGCTGTTTCAAATGCAGCATTGCAAGCCAAACAATGGGGTTGGAACGCTTATCAACGACACAAGGAAGCACGCAGACAGGCAGAGCAAGCAAAccatcttgatctcagccAGCCCATGGGAAGAGGTCAACCACTACCTCCTCCAGGAACGCCTCTCCCTAAGCCTACAAATGGCATGACGCGGATAGCACCCCCGACGAGTGTTCCTGCGAGGAAGCCAGTCCCTGGACACAATTCGGTAGAGTCTCTTGAGACTCACCACGAAAGCCATCCTGAGCACGAGCATGAGAAGCATGGCGACCACCGTCCTCCCTTCTCTTCTCGCGGACGGCGTAGACAGAGCCACGCACCTGAACCGGACAATGGACAGAATGTATTCGTCGTTGCCGCCCCAGAGGACTCTCAGCCCGCTACGCCATCGGGCGATGACCCTTCAAATCATCAAGTGTGGGCTTCCAGTGATGAGCAGACAGTGACAGATAGCGGAAcatctcatcctccctcGATGATCACCAACGAATCCTCACTCGTGCAAGATGAAAAGTCAGCTAGCCCTGTAGAGCCAAAACCTGCcgctccagcagcagcagacgacgacgatgacttttctggatggatggacaaCGAACCGTTAGATATGGAAATCAATGACCCTGTACAGCCAACTGTACAGGAAGTCAAGtaa
- a CDS encoding hypothetical protein (EggNog:ENOG41~CAZy:GH131) produces the protein MRTAAVITLLASVVSATPFGQRSQVLPRASETCPVVFDGRVPANASLTDFDTANGGGWNPYNPGFVKGNNISWSEILKLPKTKTKSRFDTEAGTIPLEVTISDKSIFMKQLGFRRAGLQFNKDSNEGSPGSKGVKTLHFSIQQDDKRPLNLSHEYLNVWHEKADFSGNQFQFQAGQLIGQNGTAATWKLLDQDFKLLWETPMLKKVWQNFAITLNYEKNTIQAYYSKGCKPLKAATQPIARNLTGQGQFQIGILKKPTGTDDVANSGFQEANLNEGLIYGGIFLEDSADGCVSL, from the exons ATGCGTACCGCTGCCGTCATCACTCTTCTGGCCTCCGTGGTCTCTGCAACTCCCTTCGGCCAACGCTCTCAGGTTCTCCCCAGAGCAAGCGAGACTTGCCCCGTCGTCTTCGATGGCCGAGTCCCTGCCAACGCCTCTCTGACCGACTTTGACACGGCGAATGGCGGCGGCTGGAACCCTTACAACCCGGGCTTCGTCAAGGGAAACAACATCTCCTGGTCCGAGATTCTTAAGctccccaagaccaagactaaGTCGCGCTTTGATACCGAGGCTGGTACCATCCCTCTCGAGGTCACTATCAGCGACAAGAGTATCTTCATGAAGCAGCTTGGCTTCAGACGTGCTGGTCTGCAGTTCAACAAGGATAGCAACGAGGGCAGCCCTGGATCCAAGGGTGTCAAGACTCTGCACTTTAGCATCCAGCAAGATGACAAGCGCCCTCTCAACCTGAGCCATGAGTACCTG AACGTTTGGCATGAGAAGGCCGATTTCTCCGGCAAccagttccagttccaggcTGGTCAACTCATCGGGCAGAACGGTACCGCTGCTACCTGGAAGCTTCTCGACCAGgacttcaagcttctctGGGAGACTCCTATGCTCAAGAAGGTGTGGCAGAACTTTGCCATCACTCTCAACTACGAGAAGAA CACCATCCAAGCCTACTACTCCAAGGGATGCAAGCCTCTCAAGGCCGCCACTCAGCCCATCGCCCGCAACTTGACCGGCCAGGGACAGTTCCAGATTGGTATCCTCAAGAAGCCTACTGGCAccgatgatgttgccaaCTCTGGATTCCAGGAGGCCAACTTAAACGAGGGACTTATTTACGGTGGTATCTTCCTTGAGGACAGCGCGGATGGATGTGTCTCTCTCTAA
- a CDS encoding hypothetical protein (EggNog:ENOG41): MSEKFTNLPPEILLMVSKHLVLHYAIASLSHVSRSRQRAIEPLKDIWATHFNLDGIEYIASLSNTPKPGGRLLWREFKSQEENFLFISEDHLGIRQIINDPGAVTSEQGHSGWWRTLPVTSKFLSFSDDGLKLRSFAAAPLNPTICWPYPMAPDALKNMAYHVTKDSSSSLGMTIEARMVALEFNEPEITGYSACWYKGRLVDLHTHKAEESLAFYCELDGLAKQQLAKEKSDDSTAISSPHWTYHPLNPGEHVEQVWLRTKKEADEKDTSEDERRPKTSNTATETAISRVEMRIQRLNGNPNASVLQPSSWGHFFVRITDCERK, from the exons ATGAGTGAAAAGTTCACAAATCTACCACCAGAGAtactgttgatggtgagcaAACATCTGGTTCTTCACTATGCGATAGCTTCACTATCTCATGTCTCTCGGTCGAGGCAACGCGCGATCGAGCCATTGAAGGATATATGGGCTACTCATTTCAACCTGGACGGAATTGAGTATATAGCTTCCTTGTCGAATACTCCAAAGCCTGGAGGCCGCTTACTCTGGAGAGAGTTTAAGAGTCAGGAAGAGAACTTTCTTTTCATTTCAGAAGATCATCTCGGTATTCGACAGATCATTAATGATCCTGGAGCTGTTACATCGGAGCAAGGTCACTCAGGCTGGTGGCGAACACTCCCTGTCACCAGCAAATTCCTCTCATTCTCTGACGAT GGTCTCAAATTGCGCAGTTTCGCTGCCGCTCCGTTGAATCCCACCATTTGTTGGCCGTATCCCATGGCCCCGGATGCGTTGAAGAACATGGCTTACCACGTCACAAAAGACTCATCTTCAAGTCTTGGCATGACTATCGAAGCTCGCATGGTTGCTTTGGAGTTCAACGAGCCTGAGATCACGGGATATTCTGCTTGTTGGTACAAGGGCCGGCTGGTAGATCTTCATACGCACAAGGCTGAAGAGTCCTTGGCCTTTTATTGTGAGCTGGACGGATTGGCGAAGCAACAGTTGGCCAAGGAAAAGTCAGATGATTCGACCGCAATTTCATCCCCTCATTGGACTTACCATCCGCTGAATCCCGGAGAACACGTCGAGCAAGTCTGGTTGCGCACAAAGAAGGAAGCAGACGAGAAGGACACaagtgaagatgaaagaagacCAAAGACATCAAATACTGCCACTGAGACTGCTATTTCG CGAGTGGAAATGCGTATCCAAAGACTCAACGGAAATCCCAATGCTAGTGTACTTCAGCCCTCGTCTTGGGGGCATTTCTTTGTTCGCATCACCGACTGTGAAAGGAAGTGA